A genomic stretch from Aerococcaceae bacterium zg-1292 includes:
- a CDS encoding type II toxin-antitoxin system RelE/ParE family toxin: MAFEEISADKKNIELYDINRFKSSKYNDIFRLRIGSYRAIFRIIDNELIVYIFDIGSRGDIYKRLKL, translated from the coding sequence TTGGCATTCGAGGAAATTAGTGCAGACAAAAAGAATATTGAACTTTACGACATTAATAGGTTCAAGAGTAGTAAATATAACGATATTTTTAGACTACGAATCGGAAGTTATCGTGCCATTTTTCGTATTATAGACAATGAACTGATAGTATATATTTTTGACATAGGTTCAAGAGGCGATATTTACAAAAGACTCAAGTTGTAA
- a CDS encoding IS1634 family transposase, with amino-acid sequence MATKRIEDRYDVKAKKTYVYEVEAYYDPEIKNTRRKCKILGYRDPETGEIKPTRKRKPKVATHSSEENLLTLAKQIERQHYGATYYLHELAKQLHLIDDLQTVLPNHYQQVLNLAYYLILLPTNSMQFFSYWSKHQYLPYDCKQTLTSQRISELFQLIDEEIKQRFFNARMNRTINKEFLYYDTTSISSYSKTLPYAKYGYNKEDDKLPQINLAVVYGNETKLPLMYRYLSGDIPDSKTIPWLISLFDTIEKERIKLVMDRGFYSEKNVYQLIEENIGFIIGVKKNLKYVQAIMDQAKATIDNVEQYSTRYRLSGVRIQTDYFKTKSKKGHYPLQLYVYYDAEQASEQANEFNKKLQQYMHELEMNEEKEVNKHQYATYFIKENQNGKIVYRYNNEAIKVKKGNFGYFVLMSSFKKDVWDILSLYRNKELIEDAFHNLKDRLNMRRMRVSSERGLEGKMFVQFIALILQAQLKQTLEQSSLNKEYTIQGFLSELNRVDILSIKGIGKTVGEVTIPLAELFEKMGVRTPG; translated from the coding sequence ATGGCAACAAAAAGAATCGAAGACCGATATGATGTAAAAGCAAAGAAAACCTATGTTTATGAAGTAGAAGCTTACTACGACCCTGAGATAAAAAACACAAGACGCAAATGTAAGATTTTAGGATACCGTGACCCAGAAACAGGAGAAATCAAACCGACTCGTAAACGTAAACCTAAAGTAGCTACTCATTCTTCTGAAGAAAATTTATTAACACTAGCGAAACAGATTGAACGTCAACATTATGGAGCAACGTACTATCTCCATGAATTAGCTAAACAATTACATTTAATTGATGATTTGCAGACAGTGTTACCTAATCACTATCAACAAGTACTAAATTTAGCTTATTACTTAATTCTGTTACCTACTAATTCTATGCAATTCTTTTCTTATTGGTCGAAACATCAGTATCTTCCTTATGATTGCAAACAAACATTAACCTCTCAACGGATATCTGAGTTATTTCAATTGATAGATGAAGAAATTAAACAACGCTTCTTTAACGCACGTATGAACAGAACCATCAATAAGGAATTCTTGTACTATGACACAACCTCTATCTCGAGTTATTCCAAAACGCTTCCCTATGCAAAATATGGATATAACAAAGAAGATGATAAATTACCTCAAATTAATCTAGCGGTTGTTTACGGTAATGAAACAAAATTACCCCTCATGTATCGTTATTTATCAGGAGATATTCCCGATAGTAAAACGATTCCTTGGCTAATCAGCTTATTCGATACCATTGAAAAAGAGCGCATTAAATTAGTGATGGACCGCGGGTTCTACTCTGAGAAAAATGTCTACCAACTAATTGAAGAGAATATTGGATTTATAATTGGTGTTAAAAAGAATTTGAAATATGTTCAAGCAATCATGGACCAAGCGAAAGCAACAATTGATAATGTGGAACAATACTCTACGCGTTATCGATTATCAGGTGTAAGAATTCAAACGGATTATTTTAAAACAAAGAGTAAAAAGGGACATTACCCATTACAACTCTATGTGTACTACGATGCAGAACAAGCATCTGAGCAGGCAAACGAATTCAACAAAAAGCTTCAACAATATATGCATGAATTGGAAATGAATGAGGAGAAAGAAGTGAATAAACATCAATACGCCACCTATTTTATTAAAGAGAATCAAAACGGAAAGATAGTGTATCGTTATAACAATGAGGCGATAAAAGTAAAGAAAGGGAATTTTGGTTATTTTGTTTTAATGAGTAGTTTCAAGAAAGATGTGTGGGATATTTTAAGCTTGTATCGCAATAAAGAATTGATAGAAGATGCGTTTCATAATTTGAAAGACCGGTTGAATATGAGAAGAATGCGAGTATCATCTGAAAGAGGATTGGAAGGAAAAATGTTCGTCCAGTTTATCGCGTTGATACTACAAGCGCAGTTAAAGCAAACACTAGAGCAATCTAGTTTGAATAAGGAGTATACGATTCAAGGATTTCTTTCAGAACTAAACCGTGTGGATATATTAAGTATAAAAGGGATAGGGAAAACTGTTGGTGAGGTAACAATTCCCCTAGCAGAGCTATTTGAGAAAATGGGTGTTCGAACTCCCGGATAG
- a CDS encoding AbrB/MazE/SpoVT family DNA-binding domain-containing protein has protein sequence MKDTFMDTAKVMSKGQVTIPKRIRELLNLENGDYVTFVVNKDRVEIQNSNVFIEENIKK, from the coding sequence ATGAAAGATACATTTATGGATACTGCTAAAGTTATGTCAAAAGGACAGGTTACTATTCCAAAGAGGATTAGAGAACTTTTGAATTTAGAAAATGGGGATTATGTTACTTTTGTAGTTAATAAAGATAGAGTTGAAATTCAAAATTCCAATGTTTTTATCGAAGAAAACATTAAGAAATAA
- a CDS encoding pyrimidine-nucleoside phosphorylase — MRMVDIIAKKQAGRKLNKAEIEFVIEGFTADKIPDYQMSALAMAIYFQGMTEEEASYLTMAMAESGDQIDLSAIEGVKVDKHSTGGVGDTTTLVLAPLVASCGVPVAKMSGRGLGHTGGTVDKFEAIEGFRYELPIDEFIDLVNRHKVAVVGQSGNLTPADKKLYALRDVTSTVQSIPLIASSIMSKKIAAGADAIVLDVKVGEGAFMKTVEEAEKLAHAMVKIGNQVGRKTLAVISNMNEPLGYAIGNALEVKEAILTLQGKGPEDLTQLCFVLGSQMLMAAGKVNTIEEGKAMLQQQIDNGEALETFRQFVSHQGGNAAIVDDVDLLPQAAYQIELPALEDGVVSHWVANKVGEAAMVLGAGRETKEDTIDPAVGLVLHKKIGDAVKKGDALLTIYSNREDVEDVKQRLYDALTIAQAANPEPLIYNVITE, encoded by the coding sequence ATGAGAATGGTAGATATTATCGCAAAAAAACAAGCGGGACGTAAATTGAATAAAGCAGAGATTGAATTTGTGATTGAGGGATTTACAGCAGATAAAATTCCAGATTATCAAATGAGTGCGTTAGCGATGGCAATTTATTTTCAAGGGATGACGGAAGAAGAAGCAAGCTACTTAACCATGGCGATGGCTGAAAGTGGCGACCAAATTGATTTATCAGCGATTGAAGGTGTCAAGGTTGATAAGCACTCGACAGGTGGTGTAGGAGATACTACTACATTAGTATTAGCACCATTAGTAGCTAGTTGTGGTGTGCCAGTTGCAAAAATGAGTGGACGCGGTTTAGGGCATACCGGTGGAACCGTTGACAAATTTGAAGCGATTGAAGGATTTCGTTATGAGTTACCAATTGATGAATTTATTGACTTAGTAAACCGCCATAAAGTTGCAGTTGTGGGGCAATCAGGTAATTTAACCCCTGCAGATAAAAAATTGTATGCCTTACGTGATGTGACTTCAACCGTTCAGTCCATCCCGTTAATTGCAAGTTCAATTATGAGTAAAAAGATTGCGGCTGGTGCTGATGCGATTGTTTTAGATGTCAAAGTAGGCGAGGGTGCCTTTATGAAGACAGTTGAAGAGGCAGAAAAATTAGCGCATGCGATGGTAAAAATTGGTAACCAAGTAGGACGCAAAACCTTAGCAGTGATTTCTAATATGAATGAACCATTAGGTTATGCAATCGGAAATGCACTGGAAGTCAAAGAAGCGATTTTAACGCTACAAGGTAAAGGACCAGAAGATTTAACGCAATTATGTTTTGTATTAGGTTCGCAAATGTTAATGGCAGCCGGAAAAGTGAATACAATTGAAGAAGGCAAAGCGATGTTACAACAACAAATTGACAATGGTGAAGCCTTAGAGACATTCCGTCAATTTGTATCGCATCAAGGTGGTAATGCTGCGATTGTTGATGATGTTGACTTATTACCACAAGCAGCGTATCAGATTGAATTACCAGCGTTAGAAGATGGAGTTGTTAGCCATTGGGTGGCGAATAAAGTTGGTGAAGCTGCTATGGTATTAGGTGCAGGTCGTGAGACAAAAGAAGATACGATTGACCCAGCTGTTGGTTTGGTCTTGCATAAGAAAATTGGCGATGCTGTGAAAAAAGGTGACGCATTATTAACAATCTACAGTAATCGTGAAGATGTTGAAGATGTGAAACAACGTTTATATGATGCGTTGACTATTGCGCAAGCAGCGAATCCGGAACCACTTATCTATAATGTGATTACGGAATAA
- the rpiA gene encoding ribose-5-phosphate isomerase RpiA yields the protein MDNSKELVGRQAARYVEDGMVVGLGTGSTAYWFVDEVGQRIKRGELQHIVGVPTSKQTEIQARELGIPLSTLDEVNHIDLLVDGADECLSSFNGIKGGGGALLIEKIVAQNSRQIIWIVTEEKLVEKLGRFPLPVEIVQTGSWKLFRVFDEAGMHPAFRKKGKDSLFVTDSGNYIIDLHLNQIDNPQQLAFELKTMVGVVDHGLFLNYPDIILVGKQDGTILTIER from the coding sequence ATGGATAATAGTAAAGAATTAGTGGGTCGTCAAGCTGCCAGATATGTCGAAGACGGCATGGTTGTCGGTCTGGGCACAGGGTCGACTGCTTATTGGTTTGTAGATGAAGTGGGTCAGCGCATTAAACGTGGTGAATTACAACACATTGTCGGTGTACCAACATCAAAACAAACGGAAATTCAAGCCCGTGAGTTAGGTATTCCACTATCAACATTGGATGAAGTCAATCACATTGATTTATTAGTGGATGGTGCCGATGAATGTTTATCATCATTTAACGGGATTAAAGGTGGCGGCGGCGCCCTTTTAATTGAAAAGATTGTGGCGCAAAATAGTCGTCAAATTATTTGGATTGTGACAGAAGAAAAATTAGTTGAAAAACTAGGTCGTTTCCCATTGCCAGTAGAAATTGTGCAAACAGGTAGTTGGAAATTATTTAGAGTCTTTGATGAAGCAGGGATGCATCCAGCCTTTCGTAAAAAAGGAAAAGATTCGCTGTTTGTGACAGATTCAGGTAATTATATTATTGATTTACATCTGAATCAAATTGACAATCCACAACAATTAGCTTTTGAATTAAAAACAATGGTAGGCGTAGTCGATCACGGATTGTTTTTAAATTATCCAGATATTATTTTAGTAGGCAAACAAGATGGAACTATTTTAACCATTGAACGTTAA
- a CDS encoding CpXC domain-containing protein has translation MADKPTITCPICQHESHQTIQTAINTRRQPELKQKLLDGTLLMFECPDCGAKRRITTQVLYHDPDKNLLFFVAPTYATEHESINEQLNELIYSMGLSLDDYHMRIMIETAELMEKVQIFDSRLVDTEIELVKALTDGLFLQENSDKKIRNRYFYLNQDNQPKFLYLTEDDQLMVEFNQQLLDFIRSKFHKAIDNTPKGRFLIINHHWAGQVIQKKSNPEDN, from the coding sequence ATGGCGGACAAACCAACTATTACCTGCCCTATTTGCCAACACGAATCGCATCAAACGATTCAAACAGCGATTAACACTAGAAGACAACCGGAATTAAAACAAAAATTACTCGATGGCACTTTATTAATGTTTGAGTGTCCCGATTGTGGCGCCAAACGTCGCATCACTACTCAAGTTTTGTATCATGACCCGGACAAAAATTTATTATTTTTTGTTGCCCCAACCTATGCGACAGAGCACGAATCTATCAATGAACAATTAAATGAACTCATCTACTCAATGGGATTGTCACTCGATGATTATCATATGCGTATCATGATTGAAACCGCTGAATTAATGGAAAAAGTTCAAATCTTTGACTCTCGATTAGTGGATACTGAAATTGAATTAGTCAAAGCCTTAACTGACGGCTTATTTTTACAGGAAAATAGTGACAAAAAAATTCGGAATCGTTATTTTTATCTCAATCAGGATAATCAGCCTAAGTTTTTATACCTCACTGAAGACGACCAGTTAATGGTTGAATTTAACCAACAATTATTGGATTTTATTCGTAGTAAGTTCCATAAAGCCATTGATAACACACCTAAAGGCCGTTTTTTAATTATTAATCATCATTGGGCAGGACAAGTGATTCAAAAAAAATCAAATCCTGAGGATAATTAG